A window of Prevotella fusca JCM 17724 genomic DNA:
ATTCAAGATAATTACAGAACAATCATCAGAACCAGATATGTTTTTCTGTTGTTCTTTTATAACAGGAGTCTCTAAAATATCTATATTTTTGTCGTTGTTGTATAATCTGATGAACTCACCATCTTTATCTTTGAGATATAGCAAATTAGGATTCACAGAAATAACATTATCCATATTTAAATGACATATCTGTATAATCTCAGAATTAAGCTCTTCTTTTCGTTGGGAATTCTTCCCTATGTCTTTCTGAAATACTTTGTTAAATAGTTTCATCTGAGATGAATCGTTCTCCGCACTCATTTCTGAAAAAATAAAACGAGAACTAGATATTCCCAAGTGATACAACTCATTCGCTAAATGATTTAATTTATCTATATCATTATCAAACCATTTATACTCGCCTTCCGAAATAGAATAATACCTTTCATACCAAGCAATCCAAGTAATAGTTATTGCTAAAACATACTGCTTGAGGTACGGGATATAGCCAACTTTGTAGTAATTATTTTTATTTACTTTAATTTTTTCTAACATATGGAATTACTTTATAATTCTTGTTATAGTTACATTTCCCTTTGGTACCTGGTCTATTATACCTTCTGATATACCACCAGAGGTCTTACCTCCAGCTATAAACAAATCATTAGCACCAGAAATTCCCGAGCTTGCTGATCTTAAGTTATAATTTTGAGGATTTGAAATATCTATTCTGTACATACCTCCTTTTCCTTGCCAACCACCCTTAGGAATACCTAAAGCTTCTTCTATTATAGAAATATCTCCATTAGCTTTCTTTAATAAATCATCTATCTGATTGCTTGGAGAAACAAACTGTCCGTCAGGTCTTCCAACCATAGATGAGTTTTTAACAAATTGTTCATAACTATCACCAGGAATGAGAAATGAAGCTCCATTCTTAAAATCAGAACTCAGCTTGCAATCTGATAATCCCCAAACATCTACATACTTATTCAAATCCCCCACATACCCATACAGCGTTGGGTTATTTCCCGCCAGCCTTATCGGGTCTTGGCTTATGTAGTTACCAATCCTCGGGTCATAATATCGAAACCTATTGTAGTAGAGGCGAGTCTCATCGTCCTCGTACTGTCCTAACTGGCGAAAGGGGATGAAGTCACGGATGCCCTTGCGGTTGCGAAGGTCACCATAGATGTCATAGTCGGCTTGCCAGACAACAGCACCATAGCTGTCATACGCTTCCACGGGGCGACCCATATAGTCGCTGATGATCGTATAGCGTTCTCCGTTCTGCAGCTTTGCCACAGGAACGTACGAGCCTTCCTCATATACCCACGTGACAAGGTTCTCTACCGGCTCATCGTCCAGCATTCGGATGCGGACGAACTCGTCGATGCTATGCTGCGGACGGTCCTTCTCCTCATACTGCCACTCCTGCACCATCACGTTCCCGTCCCAGAGATAACGGAAGACATTGTTTATATAATAATAGCTTTAAGATTATGTGTACAGCAAGTTTGTTGTTACATTACTTTATGATAGCATTTATTTCTTTCTCTAAGAAATATAAATCATTGATTATAGGATCTTCATAATCGCTGAAAATATCTAAATAGGCTCTAGTTATTCCATTGATTGGATTCAGCGTCAAACTTCTGATGTTATCTGACAATAAACTCTTTGTTTTTTCCAATCTTGAAATAATCAAGTCTAATTTAGGCTCGATAGATTGCCTATTTTTCAAATCAACTATTACTTTGTCTAATTTATTTTTTATTTTTTCCATTATATTGGTAAATTTCTAGTGTCTATAATCCAATCTTTTGGCCAATTTCTAGGCATTAAAACTTGATCTGCATTACCTATTAGAACAGTACCAGAAAGAGTAGTTTGTGAAGCAACTTTTCCAATATTAAGAATAGTACCTTTAGGAACTTTTATTGTAGCCTCAAATTCTCTAGTATTACCCCACTGTGGCAAGAGAGCAGCATCTATTTTGGCTTGTATTCTATCAGAAGCCTTAGATGTAGTTGCAAATGCTCCTGTAGGCCCAGCTTTTCCACCATATACCCGATACAGTATAACATCATCAGTTGTTATGAATGTTTTATATTTACCATCTTTAAAGGTTTCTATAACTTGGTCAGGAAGTATTTGTTTTTTTATCTCTTTCATCTTCCCTTTCAAATTATCAGAACATTTTAGTCCAAATACGTCAGCCCACTTATTCAAATCCCCCACATACCCATACAGCGTAGGGTTATTGCCCATCAGCCTTATCGGGTCTTGGCTGATGTAATTACCAATCCTTGGGTCATAATATCTGAACCTGTTGTAATAGAGGCGAGTCTCATCATCCTCATACTGTCCTAACTGCCGGAAAGGAATGAAGTCACGGATGCCTTTGCGGTTGCGAAGGTCACCATAGATGTCATAGTCTGCTTGCCAGACAACCGTACCATAGCTGTCATACGCTTCCACTGGGCGACCCATATAGTCGCTGATGATGGTGTAGCGTTCACCGTTCTGCAGCTTTGCCACAGGAACGTACGAACCTTCCTCATATACCCACGTGACAAGGTTCTCTACCGGCTCATCGCCTAACATTCGGATGCGGCCGAACTCGTCGATGCTATGCTGCGGACGGTCCTTCTCCTCATACTGCCACTCCTGAACCATCACGTTCCCGTCCCAGAGATAGCGGAATACGTGACCATTGAAGAGCTTTGCCGTGCGACGTCCAAGGGCGTCATACTCGAAGCGGACGATCTTGCCGTAGGGAAGCCGCACTTTCTACCGCAATATATAGTAAGGGGTTAATGATTCCTTATGAAGAAAAAATATTGTGCAACACCAACAACATTTTTATCTTCTAAATAAATTTATAAAACTAAAAATATCGTCAGCTTCTTTTTTCATACCCCAAGCCCCTAATGCTCCAAGATCATTTGAATATATAGAATTATCATTGGAATTATTTCTATTAATGAAATAAGCTAAATCACCATCCTGTCCTATCATGAAATATTTAGGTTCAAATTCATAAATTTGATATGTCTGATTTCTTTCCTCTAAGTCAGAATAAGAATACATACATATTCCTGTGTTTTCAATTTCAAAAACATCTCCATCGTTAATCTCTGATAGAAATTTAACATACAAGCTTGGGAACTTCATATTAATTCTGTTCTCAAGTTCAACTATACTTTTTTCATTTTCTTTTGTTTTCATACATTATATTTTTTATATATCAAAAAATGGATTACCTATATTTTGTCCTCTTAAGCTATCAAAATATTTATACGAATCTTTTATCACTTTCTTGGCTTGCTCTGGTGCAACTCCAGCGTCTATCATTTCCTTATAACTTATATTAAACTCTTGTTTCAAAGTTGTATTCCAACCACCATATCCTGCTCTTCTTGTTCGTTGTGATGAGCTAATTTTTGCATGTGGCTCACCAGAAGCAGACTTTAATAATGTAGCAGGAGCGTCATTTCTATTATAGCCATTAATATTTTTTTGCGCCCATAAGTCTTGAATAGGATGATGACTTTGTACAAAACCATCTGCTCTAGTATTCGTATGACCATGAGCTCTGTTTGATTGTGGAGATAAGTTACCATGAACATCGACATCTCCTGTTTTATAACCATTAGGCGATTTGCATTTTAAACCTAAAATATCAACAAATTCATTACAATCTCCCACATACCCATACAGCGTCGGGTTATTTCCTTCCAGCCTTATCGGGTCTTGGCTTATGTAGTTACCAATCCTCGGGTCGTAATATCTGAACCTGTTGTAATACAGACGAGTCTCATCGTCTTCGTACTGTCCCAACTGGCGGAAGGGGATGAAGTCACGGATGCCCTTGCGGTTTCGGAGGTCGCCGTAGATGTCATAGTCTGCCTGCCAGACAACAGTACCATAGCTGTCATACGCTTCCACGGGGCGACCCATATAGTCGCTGATGATCGTATAGCGTTCATCGTTCTGCAGCTTTGCCACAGGCACGTATGAGCCTTCCTCATATACCCACGTGACAAGGTTCTCTACCGGCTCATCGCCTAACATTCGGATGCGGCCGAACTCGTCAATGCTATGCTGCGGACGGTCCTTCTCCTCATACTGCCACTCCTGAACCATCACGTTGCCATCCCAGAGGTAGCGGAAGACGTGACCGTTGAAGAGTTTTGCAGTGCGACGCCCAAGGGCATCATACTCGAAGCGGACGGTCTTGCCGTAGGGAATCCGCACTTCTTTGAGCATACCATTGCCATACCACTCATAGGCATAGTCACCTGTCTGCCAGGCAATATGCGTGCCACTATCCTCTGACACCTCGTGGTTCGGATGCCGTGTCAGTCCACGACGTGGAGTCTTCAATATGAGGTTGCCCTCTACATCATAGAGATAGTCATAATGGCGGTCACGGAGAATCCTGCCGCCCTTGCCATATTCCCTGTCCCTGCGGTCACGACTGCGGAAGACGTTTCCTGCAGCATACGATAGTCGTCCGTACCGTCCTCATAGGGGTGCTTAAGTGTAAGTTACGTAAAATCACTTAGAATAACGAACTACCATTATTCTTCTAACCATTTATGTTTACGTAGCCACTCTCTTGTATCATTAAGGAATGGCTCTCCAAAATCTTGAATTCCATCTAATTTTCGTTTATACTTTTTAAATGTTTCAACCAGGAAACTATAAAAAGTTTTCCCCATTAGCAAACGTTGATTTTCCTTGGAAAGGGGATAATATTTCCCGTCTATAAAAGGTCTGACAACTTCCTCTTCGATAGCTATGTCTATACCCAAAGCATTGTCACTCTTATAAAACCTCCTCATTGATTTTCGACCATATTCTTTGGGAAGGCAACGAAAACATAACCATAACTTGAATGAAAAACAATTCTTATACTTTGGAAAAACCTCGGCCTCATACCCATACAGTTCTTCTTCAATTTCCCATATTTTACACCATTTCGCACCTGGCGCATCTTTAGTAAGTCCTAATTCTAACATATCTATTCTATTTAATGACGACATTTATTACCTGGAGGAAGTACCCCCCTTCTTTTCTCGTATTTTTTTATCTTAGCAGTCTCGACTTTATGAATGTGTTTTTTTGAGCCTATACCCTTGTTCGCATCCATAATAACACCCTCACGTTGTAAATATACTTGAGAATATCTTTTTTTAGGATTATATGATTCCCCAATTTTCCAGATATCATCTTTATATAAATAAACCTTTCCTGTTGGAGCTTTACTACCTTTTGAGTAAACATTGTAAAAGCCATCTTTAGACGCTCTTAGATAATATAATTCTGTATTCCTTAAACCATAAACATCGAATTCTATGTTTAAGTCTGAAACATACCCATACAGCGTCGGGTTATTTCCTTCCAGCCTTATCGGGTCTTGACTGATATAATTACCAATCCGTGGGTCATAATATCTGAACCTGTTGTAGTAGAGACGTGTCTCATCGTCCTCATACTGTCCTAACTGGCGGAAGGGGATGAAGTCACGGATGCCCTTACGATTGCGAAGGTCACCATAGATGTCATAGTCTGCTTGCCAGACAACAGTACCATAGCTGTCATACGCTTCCACGGGGCGACCCATATAGTCGCTGATAATCGTATAGCGTTCACCGTTCTGCAGCTTTGCCACAGGAACGTACGAACCTTCCTCATATACCCACGTGACAAGGTTCTCTACCGGCTCATCGCCTAACATTCGGATGCGACCGAACTCGTCGATGCTATGCTGCGGACGGTCCTTCTCCTCATACTGCCACTCCTGCACCATCACGTTGCCGTCCCAGAGATAACGGAAGACGTGACCGTTGAAGAGCTTTGCCGTGCGACGCCCAAGGGCGTCATACTCGAAGCGGACGGTCTTGCCGTAGGGAAGCCGCACCTCCCTGAGCATACCGTTACCATACCATTCATAGGCATAGTCACCTGTCTGCCAGGCAATATGCGTGCCACTTTCCTCCGACACCTCGTGGTTCGGATGCCGTGCCAGTCCACGACGTGGAGTCTTCAATATGAGGTTGCCCTCTACATCATAGAGATAGTCATAATGGCGGTCACGGAGAATCCTGCCGCCCTTGCCGTATTCCCTGTCTCTGCGGTCACGACTACGGAAGACATTGCCCACGGCATCGGGCATACGGTAGTCGTCCGTACCGTCCTCATAGCGGGCACTCATCAGACTGCCAACCGCATCATAGGTATAGGCTGTCTTGCCGCCCGTAATTCCGTCCATCACACTCTGCAGACGTCCCGACGCATTCCACGCATAGCGGCGGTCGTAGCCGTCCTGACGCAGTGAGCGACTCTTCTGCGAGATAACATTACCGTAGGCATCGTAGGTACGTGTCATACGGATGCCACCAGAGAATATCTTCTCTATCTTCAGCCCCTCGCTGTCACGGACGATCTTCTCCTCCCAGCTCTCACCGCCACCACCGGCTGCCGTCACACGGTTGAGAAGTCCGTCCTCATCAAAGCTGTTCCGTACGACAGAACCAAGTGAAGTACGTGTCTCTATACGGTTTCCAAGGTCATCATAGACATTCTCCACCGTCGTACCCCTGTCATTAGGCAGACCACCACTGAAACACTCCCTGATTACACGACCGCCTTCGTCATACTCCATGGCAACGCTTCCCGTAGCATTGCGTGCCTCGGTAAGCCTGCCGAGTGCATCATAGCAGAAAGCCTCCATCGTACCGTCACTGAAGCTGCTGCACAACAGCCGTCCCCGCTGGTCATACTCATACTCCGTCCATCTGCCGCCAGCCCTGTCCTCACGGATGACACGTCCGGAGCAGTCACGCACATAGGAACGGTGCATACGGTCAAAGCCCGTCTCACCGACAATCTCCCCACGGAGGTTGCGGTCAAAGGTATATTCCTCCCCATGCTCGTTGGTAAGCATACGGAGACGGTCCATGCGGTCGTAGGCAAAGCGCAGCACGCTGCCGTCCTCGCCCTCACGCTGGAGGATGTCGCCCATCGGCGAATACTTGTACTTCACACGGTGGAAGCCCTCGCTCGCCTCGACCACATCCTCATAGGAGTTGTAGCGGAGCTTCGTCGTACGCTTCCCAGTGGTGATGGCAGTAACCCTGTTCAGACGGTCGTAGCGGAAAGTCTGTCTTGCACCAGCAGAGGTAAGTACAGAGAGAATGGAATTCTATGTGAAAATATAAACGCAACTAAATCCATACAAATATTTTCTTACCTTCTTTCTAAGCCCTACTTAAACTAATGCAAAAAACCATTCTAAAAACTCATTAAAACCTCTCCATTGAGGGTGTAACTTTCCTCTTTGGAAATCAATTGTTTTTTGTCCAAGCTCAAGTTCTAAAACTTCACCAGTTAAACGATTATAAAAGAATCCTCCTTCGCCTTCAAAACTATCAAGTGGTATATACTCTTCTGGTAGATTTAATGCAGAACGCATATCTTCTATTTGCTCAAAATATGTTGAGTTTATAGCAAACCAACACACATTATATATATCACTATATCTACCAGAGAATGTTATAGCATTTGTATAAAGATTAAACTGGGCAAATGGTGTTTCCAAATCTATCCCAAGTTTAATCATAACTTCCCGATAGCTTATGTCTTCTGTTAAATCATACAGACCAACTTCTTCCAAATATTTCTTTATTTTTTCTGATAACATAATTTTTTATTTACAACCTGTTATTTTATTTCTTACATTTAATTCTGCTTCTGCTCTCTGTTTCCAATAAGCTTCTCTATCTGTTCTAAATAATCCTCTATCTACAGGATTATCAGGATGAGCATTAGGTAAATAAGGATGCAGTGCATTACTTTTATAATACTTTCGATGTGTAGATGCAGATAGCTCAAATAATGAACCTTTTGCATTTTGCTTTGAATGATGCAGATTAATCAGCTGGTATTTCCCATCTTTAACTACAAAAGGGGCGTCTCCTCTTAAAGCTCTATCTAAATTAGTTTCTATTATCCCACCTTTTCCTTTAGAAGGTAAATCCCAATCTATCTTCTGCTGAAAAACAGTATGTATATTTCCAGATGGCGCATGAAAAATAGTTGCTGTAAAGAAACCACTCAATCCCCAAAGATCAACCCAATTATTTAAATCCCCACATACCCATACAACATAGGATTATTTCCCATCAAACTTATCGGGTCTTGGCTGATGTAATTACCAATCCTCGGGGCGTAATAACGGAAGCGGTTGTAATAGAGGCGCGTCTCATCGTCCTCATACTGTCCCAACTGGCGGAAAGGGATGAAGTCACGGATACCTTTTATGTTTCGAAGGTCACCATAGATATCATAGTCAGCCTGCCAAACTACGTTGCCATAACTGTTGTATGCTTCCACAGGGCGCCCCATATAGTCGCTGATAATCGTGTAGCGTTCACCGTTTTGTATCTTTGCCACAGGAACGTACGAGCCTTCCTCATACACCCATGTGACAAGGTTATCTACTGGCTCTTCACCCTGCATACGGATGCGACCGAACTCATCAATGCTATGCTGCGGTCGGTCCTTCTCCTCATACTGCCACTCCTGCACCATCACATTGCCGTCCCAGAGGTAACGGAAGACGTGACCATTGAAGAGCTTTGCCGTGCAACGCCCAAGGGCATCATGTTCTATGTATTCTTCTTGTCATACGTCTTTATTTATCTAAATTCATTATAAATAAACTTGCACGCATCGTCCTCTGTTTTAAAGGACGCAAGTTCATTTTGATTACCATGTTCATCAATATATAATACTTTCCACATGCTATAGTCTTCAACTAAGACAATAGTATCCCACGTAGCAATAGAGCCTTCTAAAGAATATTCGTGGGGCGAAATACCCATAGACAGTAGCTGTTTAGCTAACTCTTTCTTATTCATTACATTATTATATTTCTTTTAATATACCACGATTAACGAGTACTTTTATTTGCACAGGTGTTTTATACTGGGTTCCTAAACCTATTTGCCCAAAGGCAGGTGCAATAGTCGACCTCTCAACTTCAAATGGTTTTATCACTTCATATATATGGTATTTGCCAGTATTGTTCGGAGGAAGGGCACGCATAGGCATAGGTGTACCTGCTGGTGCTAAATATTTGCCAGTATCTCTACCAAATCTATCCACTTTTTGACCAGGCATCAGAAACACTCTCTCAATATCACCTAACGCACCGTCATTAGGCGGATAATATGGTACAATATCTGTTGCTATTTTTTTATTCTGAATAACAGTATCATTATTGCTGACAATAGATTTATAGCCAGTTTTTTTACTACACTCTGAAAGACCCCAAATGTCTATAAGCGTATTACAATCCCTTACATACCCATACAACGTAGGGTTATTTCCCATCAATCCAATCGGGTCTTGGCTAATATAATTACCAATCCTCGGGTCGTAATATCTGAACCTGTTGTAATACAGACGAGTCTCATCATCCTCGTACTGTCCCAACTGGCGGAAGGGGATGAAGTCACGGATGCCTTTGCGGTTGCGAAGATCACCATAGATGTCATAGTCTGCTTGCCAGACAACAGTACCATAGCTGTCATACGCTTCCACGGGGCGACCCATATAGTCGCTGATAATCGTATAGCGTTCACCGTTCTGCAGCTTTGCCACAGGAACGTACGAACCTTCCTCATATACCCACGTGACAAGGTTCTCTACCGGCTCATCGCCTAACATTCGGATGCGACCGAACTCGTCGATGCTATGCTGCGGACGGTCCTTCTCCTCATACTGCCACTCCTGCACCATCACGTTGCCGTCCCAGAGATAACGGAAGACGTGACCGTTGAAGAGCTTTGCTGTACGACGCCCAAGGGCATCATACTCGAAGCGGACGATCTTGCCGTAGGGAAGCCGCACCTCCTTGAGCATACCGTTGCCATACCATTCATAGGCATAGTCACCTGTCTGCCAGGCAATATGCGTGCCACTATCCTCCGACACCTCGTGGTTCGGATGCTGTGTCAGTCCACGCCGTGGGGTCTTCAATATGAGGTTGCCCTCTACGTCATAGAGATAGTCATAATGGCGGTCACGGAGAATCCTGCCGCCCTTGCCGTATTCCCTGTCTCTGCGGTCACGACTACGGAAGACATTGCCCACGGCATCGGGCATACGGTAGTCGTCCGTACCGTCCTCATAGCGGGCACTCATCAGACTGCCAACCGCATCATAGGTATAGGCTGTCTTGCCGCCCGTAATTCCGTCCATCACACTCTGCAGACGTCCCGACGCATTCCACGCATAGCGGCGGTCGTAGCCGTCCTGACGCAGTGAGCGACTCTTCTGCGAGATAACATTACCGTAGGCATCGTAGGTACGTGTCATACGGATGCCACCAGAGAATATCTTCTCTATCTTCAGCCCCTCGCTGTCACGGACGATCTTCTCCTCCCAGCTCTCACCGCCACCACCGGCTGCCGTCACACGGTTGAGAAGTCCGTCCTCATCAAAGCCGTTCCGTACGACAGAACCAAGTGAAGTACGTGTCTCTATACGGTTTCCAAGGTCATCATAGACATTCTCCACCGTCGTACCCCTGTCATCAGGCAGACCACCACTGAAACACTCCCTGATTACACGACCGCCTTCGTCATACTCCATGGCAACGCTTCCCGTAGCATTGCGTGCCTCGGTAAGCCTACCGAGTGCATCATAGCTGAAAGCCTCTATCGTACCGTCGCTGAAGCTGCTGCGTGTCAGCCGTCCCCGCTGGTCATACTCATACTCCGTCCATCTGCCACCAGCCCTTTCCTCACGGATGACACGTCCGGAGCGGTCACGCACATAGGAACGGTGCATACGGTCAAAGCCCGTCTCACCGACAATCTCCCCACGGAGGTTGCGGTCAAAGGTATATTCCTCCCCATGCTCGTTGGTAAGCATACGGAGACGGTCCATGCGGTCGTAGGCAAAGCGCAGCACGCTGCCGTCCTCGCCCTCACGCTGGAGGATGTCGCCCATCGGCGAATACTTGTACTTCACACGGTGGAAGCCCTCGCTTGCCTCGACCACATCCTCATAGGAGTTGTAGCGGAGCTTCGTCGTACGCTTCCCAGTGGTGATGGCAGTAACCCTGTTCAGACGGTCGTAGCGGAAAGTCTGCCGTGCACCGGCAGAGGTAAGGACAGAGACGACATTACCCTTATGGTCATAGCCCCACCGTGTACCCACACCCTTCTCATTCTTTACAGAGACAAGATTGTTCTGCTCATTGTATTCCAGGTGTACCGTCCTGTCATCAAGGCTCACCGAAGACAGCAGTCCACGTGTGTCATACTCAAAGAAGGTAGCCCGGTCATCCGCCTCTATGACGGCAGCGAGCTGTCCCTCTCCGTTGACAGGCGTGCCGTCTTCAGAAGGTTCATGATAAACAAGAACACGACGGTTGCCCAAGGCATCAGTCTCAGTTATCAGCCTGTCCTCCTCATCATAGGCACGTGTCTCCTCCGTTCCGTCAGGATGGACAACACTTGTAAGATTACCACGTTCATCATAGCAGTAGCCTGTCATACGTCCTTCGCCATCCCATTCACGGTAGACCTCATAATATTCTGTATATTCGTAGCGTTCACGCACACCCAGTTCGTCTTCCACGGAAGTGACAAGCTGTTCTGGGGTGTAACGATAAATAGTCCTCTCGTTCTCCCCATTGACAACTACGTTATAGCCTTCCTCTGTGTGGTATTCCATCCAGCCTTCCTGGTAACCGCCCTCACCCCAGGTATGTATGCAGCGGGCCTTCTTTCCTTCTCCCTGATACTCCCAATAGAAAGTCTGGCCGTCCCTGTCGGTCTTCGATGTCATAAGATGGTTCTCATATTCAATATGAGTGGTCTTACCCATGGCATCCGTGACAC
This region includes:
- a CDS encoding glycohydrolase toxin TNT-related protein (This protein contains a domain related to Tuberculosis Necrotizing Toxin, which is the C-terminal effector domain of outer membrane channel protein CpnT, and which has a lethal NAD+-glycohydrolase activity.), whose amino-acid sequence is MNLVDTHLTPILGIDIHFTTSWNAFHPFIGFVMDPMDYIPYIGATVHVNGFKRGVSDTQGIIIPLVHIPIVGIFTMAPLIGHDSMNFFGAERVYAEGSRLSGKGYFVMTCSDIGIPLSIQPGHKKFWDLIPTRYAPFSGSLPIPYGAPVNIGDPLVPDWAGMLKGLAMSFGFGAIMRYARIGANKLMKKIAGEDNRFSSLLCKLGFEPVNLVSGAVVYEGTDFAFQGIMPLEWKRKWSSSNDYVGILGHGCQNNYDLDIILDPEEDAIGVRIEDGRVLGFPMLSEGEEAYIRSEHLTLRRGHEFFETYDHKSRITKTYARVNAVEADRWRLTSIRNVSGQTIQFQYVAGKLKEITDASGRKLRLEYDRCPEVRRVVLLSADGHEDETLVEYSYNEAGDMTGVTDAMGKTTHIEYENHLMTSKTDRDGQTFYWEYQGEGKKARCIHTWGEGGYQEGWMEYHTEEGYNVVVNGENERTIYRYTPEQLVTSVEDELGVRERYEYTEYYEVYREWDGEGRMTGYCYDERGNLTSVVHPDGTEETRAYDEEDRLITETDALGNRRVLVYHEPSEDGTPVNGEGQLAAVIEADDRATFFEYDTRGLLSSVSLDDRTVHLEYNEQNNLVSVKNEKGVGTRWGYDHKGNVVSVLTSAGARQTFRYDRLNRVTAITTGKRTTKLRYNSYEDVVEASEGFHRVKYKYSPMGDILQREGEDGSVLRFAYDRMDRLRMLTNEHGEEYTFDRNLRGEIVGETGFDRMHRSYVRDRSGRVIREERAGGRWTEYEYDQRGRLTRSSFSDGTIEAFSYDALGRLTEARNATGSVAMEYDEGGRVIRECFSGGLPDDRGTTVENVYDDLGNRIETRTSLGSVVRNGFDEDGLLNRVTAAGGGGESWEEKIVRDSEGLKIEKIFSGGIRMTRTYDAYGNVISQKSRSLRQDGYDRRYAWNASGRLQSVMDGITGGKTAYTYDAVGSLMSARYEDGTDDYRMPDAVGNVFRSRDRRDREYGKGGRILRDRHYDYLYDVEGNLILKTPRRGLTQHPNHEVSEDSGTHIAWQTGDYAYEWYGNGMLKEVRLPYGKIVRFEYDALGRRTAKLFNGHVFRYLWDGNVMVQEWQYEEKDRPQHSIDEFGRIRMLGDEPVENLVTWVYEEGSYVPVAKLQNGERYTIISDYMGRPVEAYDSYGTVVWQADYDIYGDLRNRKGIRDFIPFRQLGQYEDDETRLYYNRFRYYDPRIGNYISQDPIGLMGNNPTLYGYVRDCNTLIDIWGLSECSKKTGYKSIVSNNDTVIQNKKIATDIVPYYPPNDGALGDIERVFLMPGQKVDRFGRDTGKYLAPAGTPMPMRALPPNNTGKYHIYEVIKPFEVERSTIAPAFGQIGLGTQYKTPVQIKVLVNRGILKEI